The Metopolophium dirhodum isolate CAU chromosome 4, ASM1992520v1, whole genome shotgun sequence DNA window tctatttttttttttattaaaattaagtacctattaagtttgggaatgacatttttattcaaagtatCGAATTTTGTTAGTATTcttaaaaaatcttataatctcaaaagattgaaaatttaatcaaatatctcacattattatttattttagtaattaaaaaaaattaaaaatatgtaggcATGATTTCTTCTATACGCGTTTAAAcacaaaattttaacaaaattcataaaaattacgaaaatgtgcatattatctggtagttaaaatgtataaaatattaaatttgtatagctaaatctctaaaattaaatacaaggttcctcataagtatcTATAGCTGTCACTTAAACctacaaatctaaaaaaaataaaagcacaataattttcttttactgaCATTCGGAGTTGCTAAAACTTAACAGTTCTTTTAAACAtgatacctaataagtaataagaaaTAAGCCacctagatattataatagtactttGGATACGTAGATTAAGGTAGAGACGTGGTCCAGTGaaattgttgttaaattttTCTCAACagatagtattatatacaattgcaaatgaaaatttataacagttcaaaaataattatagtaaatagtaaccacgaattaagataggTAGTATGGATGCCAAATGAGTTGTGATAAATCTTTCCTTTCCGTGACCGTTGTTTCAACTCTCAGAAACAGCTGACGTGTGTCAATACTGTAAACACTGGACAAGCAGTCCAAGTGCTAATTTATATAATCTTAGATTCATAGGTTAGGTACATCTTATAGCATTTTATCATTGTCAAAATTATGTAGCTAATTTCACGacactattaagtattaagagATTAATCCATTATAGAAGCGCTGCTGCATTAGTAAAAGTCTACCcagtgcattataatttataagagcTAAGTCAGGTCAGTCGTCTTTTTATTTTAGCATGTCGTGCATCCATATTATCCTAATTCATGATAATAACTAAACATGTAGACGTGtagttatcaatatttaatatacataaacaaacATCTGTAttcagtaattaaaataataataaataaacaaaaatatttataatataaatttaaaaaaaaaaaaaaacatttttacaacactAGACAGTGTTGACTGTAGTGCATGATGGAATAACTATAGATATTTGCATGCAATTAATCGTTagaataaataggtatttacttaaataaaatatgaaattgtttcACATATCTCGTCTCTTTTATGAGTCAAGGTCGGAGTAATAAtctttgttataatttttccatCCTCGTTAAGTTGGATTAGGTATTAAGTTATCTAAATActacatacataaataattatacatgtacctacttatgctgtattaaaataataataattgtgatattattgtattaatgcatattattatcacttgGGTACAGCAGCtactatgtattttatgtactttcttatattatatacggtcaattaattataatgtggatattataatatcagttcTCTTATCTCGTGacactttattcataatatatttgcagGGTCGTCTAACGGTGGTCTGCGAAAATTCATGAaggttgtaaattgtaatagaaaGAGGGTTATTGATTGTTGGATATCACAGTGTATCGAAGCCATTCTCCGTGCTATGGCTAAGCGCTACAGTCTAACCACTCCCATACAGAAGAACAATATCCAAggctttatagtttatatgattataaaaagtTTGTACGGGGGACAAAGGAAATAATATTCCTAAACAATTGCAATATAAAACAACTGCTAACTTCAATCATACAACTGAAATaaaaggtaaaattaaaaaatccattagtttccacaaaaaaaaaaaatcaaagtgatgattgtttattattggttattatcgaaataaataattgtcaaaaatatgaagtaggattattattttttattacatgcataaaaataaattaatcataatagataggtactcatTCAAAACCCGGCTTGCCGTACATTTTTCATACGTTGcacattatttttaagctaAGGGAATCAACAGAAATAAATTGTCACTAAAAAAAAGTCGAAAAAGTGCACTGAAATGATTTTGttattatgcatattgtataatgtatatattttgtatacctactattattccAGCCACGCCACGCTGAGTTAAAAGTGTGCTACGATTATTTCCGCCATATTTGTTATTGTGCGCAGGAACTATGAAAGGAACACGGTGTCTAGTAGTGCGAGAAGGAACTTTGAAATTTACCAACGAAAAAAGTGAGGAAGCATCAACACGACCATCCactagtttttttcaaaaaccttAGCTTAGTGTTAATTCGCCTGTCTGCCAGTGAGATGAGACTGAGTTCCTGCATACCTATTTAATAGTCACGGGGAGGAtgctttattttttagtataaaagcTGTGCAAGATAAAAATCGTCTCTGAACACGGTCTAATTGTCAGGAGTCAGTTGTACCGTATAAGGTCCCATATTTTTACCGAGTTAAGCTAAGTTGAtggaaaaatttttaaaaagtttaaagttaacagttaacctaatttttttttaactcagttaagttaaaagttatatgaacattttcaattaacttaagttaagttaagttataattatttattttttttttaatatctttataaatacCCAGTAATATggtttgaattaataaaaataataaatattattgaacacagGAATAAAATTATTGGGTACTGAATTAATAGAATTATATGTAATAGGTACCAAAAGCATGCAAGATTGAAAATGccgaaataaatacaatattttgatttataaataaataaataacttatttacctatggcgaaaatattttataatattatgttcttgagaattgtacatttgtgatttgtatctatatcaatataataagataatatcatattacttattagttattactttattagtatttattaattattattattacaatattcccGTATGTCACAGTATGGTAtatctttaatctttatatatacgatacacctatatattataatataatataggtataccaaaatggctattgctataatatgtatttaatatttaatcaagttATTGAAGTGAAAACTTCTTTAGCGGCGTTGTGCACTTTTTTTGTGATgggtaaaaaaatgttaaactcgCGTCAGGACGAATGCATGCATTTAGACCAATatgcaaaagaaaaataaacaaacttcCAGAAgtccgatttcaattttgaaatctaatttgaattcaataacttattttctatgttttgcaggaaaaactttttcattttttttaactcgtaaGTACAAGTTCATTTtgagaaattaagtaaattaatttgcaaCTGTACTACAAAAACTtttacaaaatatcgaaaatatatttCCCACAAAACATAGAAAAGAAGTTATGgaattcaaattagttttcaaaattgaaatcggacTTCTAGAAGtatgttaatttttctttcgcTTTTGGCATTATTCGCTCTCGTGtaagtagaaataaataaataaacaactgattatctaatttttgttttattttcatatgttGCACTGgttgatatttattactatattagatgTTTTATCTAGTAGTCACTTGTTATTGTTAGTGTCTAGTGTTCGTTTTGTTCAATTACCTACTACTAGCTAAAATAAATGATTGGTGTAAGGGACgttcaggtaaaaaaaaaaccgtaataTCCGCACCGCGAAAAAAATTACGgcataatttgaaaaatgtatttgtcaaAAAGACTGAAACTGCAGACACCAACAATATTCAGGTATCTatgaattgtgtttattttattacaaacaatatcttataatattataaaatttaatattttatactgtacataattgcctactatatattatgcattgatttttgaaacaaatttcGAATTATGGATGGAAGTTGATTTTTCTGAGAGATAaactttttaatgtaaaataattgtaatagttCTGAagtgttacatttttaatgtaatataaattgtcaTGTTTGTGTATTGTATTTTACCACATAAATTATAGTACTTTTATACTGATAATTAAAGCAATTCGTGCAAAATTATTCCCCAACCATTCCAAACATCAAAAATGCACGACGTTAATATTCAAGTTTTAAcgcataaaacaatatttaatttgaattattaatatgatattatattatatgttattatgctgaagtacaaaaatgtaaaagctataataatattataattataatattacaataaaaactgAATGAATAAAAAACTTTACCTATTCACAGTTATGCTTATACGAAAGCtcttatacactattattataataaataaaattaagtgtaATGTATAATTCTAacgattcaaaaaaaaaaaaaaaattgtttatttcatGGTATCGGAGCGATGGTCGAGATGGTCGAGTCAAGGAAGGGGTATTGTATAGGCAACTAATTGAGCATGTTATTTCTCACTGGGTGACTaactcaacaaaaaaaaaacaatttatttataccactatataagagttttttttttatcaacgaaTAATTCGTCATTTAAACAAATTGCAACTCCAGATTTGGTGCGTCAGAATACACTCCTTCTTAAAAATCTATGTGAAATAAATGTCGTCGTAAAAACTTTTTACCAATACCTTTCAAAGTTAAaactatcatttttaaaattcttttattGCAAAATTGTTACTCAACCATGCCGTAAACTATCcaacttagttttgaagttcaCTCAGAAATCATTCCAccgtaaaattcaaacaaagtaaaatatgtattaaaaaaacctttaaCAGGTGTCACAAGCACCTCAAAGTTcgaataaagtaaaatattccaattttttttttatccacgtATAGACCGCCATTTCACTTAATTGTAAGACCTAGGTTGAGGCGTTAAAATCTAATCCTTCTACTTAAAATTCTaagtaaaataaacattgtCAGAAAACTATTTTCAATCCTTTTCTTAtagttaaaactaatattttcgaaaattttttattggaaaattgATACCTACTCTACGATGCCGTAAGATATCTAGCTTAGTTTGAAGTTCACCCAGAAATCACTCCACCGTAAAAGTCaaacaaagtaaaatatttattaaaaagctTTCAACAAGCTAGTCGGAACTCGATGTCAACAGCACATATAAGTTCGAAAAATAGTAACATTTtccaactatttattttttttttcatcaacgtATAGatcttatttaaatcaattgcAAAGCCCAGGTTGAGTCATCAAAATATACTCTTTCTACTTAAAAATCTATGTAACATAAACTTTGTTTTAAGAACTATTTTCAATCCTTTTCCTACctagttaaaactaaaattttcgaaattttgTTATTGCAAAATTGTTAGTCAACGATGCTGTAATAACTGTATCTGATTTAGTTTGGAAGTTCGCCCGGAAATCATTCCACCCTAAAATTCAagcatagtaaaatatatattaaaaagccTTTAACAGGTGTCGAGACAGCACTTTCAAGTTGTTTGACAttggttaaacatttttattgatatttacagagtaatactaaaaaatttcataatttaaattttttataattagctcattaatagtaaacatttttttaaaatcataccaTGTAATGGAATTGCATGTATTTTTTTGAGTTTTGTTGACAGCCATTATCGAAATAACtgttttttacattatcttaagacttatttaaattgaatacaatagttTACTTGGAACAGTTAAaccgatttaattattattggctATTGTCAACCTTCCCCATACGTAACATAATATGTCAAAAAGTCTTTGCTACAGTTCGTGTCTTCCGTAGTTGTATTTGATAGGTTAGCTAATCTAAGcacagaaatattatatattacatatacataccAATACAATTCGTTAATTTGTTCActtcataataaatttataatttcaaaaggTTGTATTCCGAGAAATTGCGCATTTGAAATgttgtgaatattatattataatattattattctactattgtatagtaatattatgtaggtggaAAAGTCTACACGACACTATTATCACCCTACTGACATTGAAGTATTGAATTTTCGATGTAATAACATGAGCATATTTTATGAGAAAactatgtatgtaatatttctATATGTATGCGACAATGTGTGCACTGTATACTTAGAGTTATGATGTCGATGAATGAATAAATGcgtaaataaatcattttttgcgagtaaaattatttatagtattacttCAGTTTTGGTAACGAACATTATCGAAATGACAACAATTTTTCACATTACCTTAAgatctattttaattatatccaAATGTATGGGTTTAATTGATATTTCATATACCTTGGGACCGGCTGGATTATTTGTTCGGGATATAAACTCAACGTTCTACGTATTTCTAGAAATAGCACGGATGATTGCGTTGGTGATATGCACCTACTTATACTTTCATCAGTTCGATCCagattttcatatatttcaatacataagtgtatttaaattttggatTGTTATTATCGGAGCCAGAGTATCAACAATATGGATAATCAAGTAAgagtgtatagtatataatattatgttttatatacctacttcaattAATTTAGGAGTTTGCATTTATTTgtctgttttaaaataacttatctGTGATTTACTTTACGAAAGTCCATTATTTATTGTCTTATACCAATTGACAAATATTAAAGAACTAAATGTTAAGTTgacaagaataatataatatcaatgaataCTCTTAGGGATTCAAACAATTGATACATAATTATGCCAAGCAATTTTTcatcagaatattttatagattgaaacaaaagtatttttttacactcgtaaaatatattatatgggttagTGTTTGATAGAGATTACTGAAACAATACTACTACGGTGAAGTATACGACTTCACCTGATTAAGGTGATCCTTAAACGACGAATATTCAAATATGACCAACGTTCAACTTAGAAATGATGTTCTTACGAATATTTtcgtgaaattataatttttgtgttattttttcttcTGCTGGGATTATTATTGAACTTAGAATATGTCATTATATGACTTAAAGTAAAGTAATTTTAGGGTAACCACTtcgtatatataaattttcagtGACAAAAATTCCGATTTCTACTGTCTTATCAATATCCctaaaatcttaataataatatgtcaacatatgtataatatgatatttgaaaaataaggaTTTGTACACTTGtaatgacaaaaattaaaatttgtacaaTTTCTATAGAAGATGATAGTATAAGTAATAGTGGAATGtttctacaaataatatttttgaaataattttgttgtaattattgcaacaaaatattaaataattaaaaccatttaataaaaaaataaaaattgctatATTTTCCATAAATACTTGAAGATCTTTTCGTCTTCAAAAATtgacaacttttaaaaatctatgatattaataagtctatattattatactacacaaAAAGTctgctaaaatattattcaactgaaaaaatattatttcaattattatgattCCAAAATGTTTGATTCATAtccaattttgtattaaattgatCAATTTCTGTTTTCAGATTTATTAATGGCATTATCGAATTCGATCGAAAAATTATACCAATTTCTACAAATTTGTTGATCACACAGCATTCATTAAAAGAAAAACAGTGGGACAGGATTTTAATTTCATTCATCGTATACCTAATTGGATTTAAATCCGTACAAGTGTATTTATATCCTATGAAGAAGGTGAACATTACTTCACTGATACAGAGTTTAGTATTCTCTCCGCCGTATGTTATGGATGCCACAGTGACTATCACTTCGTGTTTCTTTCTTCAAAACTTGTACGTTAGATTCCAGACAATAATCGATTTTTGGAAATGTCTTCCTACTGAATTAGCTGCTGTTCCCGGCCAATGGACACACACCGAAATAGTGGTTTTGATGGAAAACACTCGGCTGCTGCACTCCGAGCTCTGTGAATTGTTAAAAACATTTACCCAAGGTTACGGCCCATTGCTTCTGGGTTTCTACACATTCAGCTACATTAGTATGCTTGTCAGTGTTTATTTTATCGTCAACAATGACCCATTATCCAGTGCAAATACAGCTGAAAAGTTCCGAGTAGTAATTCCATTGGTAATTCACGTACAAATGTTCTCGTTTCTGGTGTCTATTATCGTTTTTGTTTCATTCATAAACGAAAAGGTGCGTACATAAACTACATTATGCAATGTGGATAATTAAGCAGTctcgtacctacataatatgacatatatattttaactattcaaCTATTCATattctgatttttaatttttaagtacatttttatgtacCATATTTCCATTAGATAAGACGTATAAATTTAGTCTCAAAGAGACAATTTGAAAGATGTTAGATTTCTTATGAAATTTAATGAGTATATAAGGTATATACatgaagcataatataataataatttaatacgaaATATGAGAACTActcatttttattgtaaattatttagcaaactatttttttatatactctagcctattaatcaatattaatcaatatattatggacAAGTAGCTTTTGagttataaactaaatattatattagaattagaTACACAATAAAAGGTTAAGGTTATCTGATTATAATAGGCATGGAGTCTTTAATGAATTAGACATTTtagcaataaatattaaactaaatatattgtctaaaaatacatcttttttatattttatgtaaaaccattaaGGGGATCGGTAGCGATGATTTCTGGCATCGTCTAACACGCGTGAAACGTAGGAATTTAGTAGTGTTTTCATTCCAATGTACCTATTAATCTAGTGAAAccataataattctaaaaaaaaattttaattttcgtcaagtctacttgagatcgactTTCCCATCATTTTGATTTCATCCCATTAAATCCTAAAACAAAATCGTACTAAAATGGAAAtgtgatattaacatttttgagaagttaaaatcaaaacattttaatcttaGGAAAGTTGATATTATggagacttgacgacaaattcaaatctgcttttaaaattcttatcgcttcactaGATCGATCGGTGCATTGGAATTAAAACACGTCTAAATTCCTACGTtccacgtgtgttagacaaagacagaaaatcacagCTTCTAATCCTCTAAAGTATtaagtacttttatttttaactcgtagtatattaatttagattacataaaaaatactctttcaaatttaaatatagataatattttaaaaataactaaatattttacagtaaaaatggattgtactcatttgaaaaatgaattttttgtatagcctATATAGTCAATTCTTAAAAATGGTACacaaaatctaagtatttaaaaaattttcttctagtatacataaaatttccaaacataatttgaataaatgcacaGTTACAAAtctatacatacctacctatggATCGAGTTAAGTTAACTCTCAGACTCCTTATAATAATGGCAATTCAATAGTAATGTTCAATGtttcatacaaaaaataaacattacggGTAAccgcaattaaaaaaaagtattttcaatttattttacagcGAATAGAGATGATATCATATCTACGATTATACCAAATTTCTAACTTACACTTGGACATAAAACGtcaagtaaaatgtatttatataaatagtttgtaTGTTAAAGCGTTTAACTATGAACAatttaacgatatattttttttgtttggttgttattaatatattttaatcactcagatcaaaatgtttatgaatcaaATACCAGCTTATGAATTTGACCGAATTTCGGCGTTTGGATTTTTTGATATCAATTTAAAGCTTGTTACATCAGTAAGTACTGGTATagacttaattaattaattatattcaaatgattgtatataatatctttttcGTTTAGTATATCGTTGTGCAAtgtgaattttataatataatattttaataaactagttatttcaggaatttatattttgtatttatactacatttttggattttttgttTCGTTCaaagtatctatttatttaattaatttttaaattattatgtttgtttacaGATGATCGTCTTATTGATAACTGGAATATCAACAATGGTTCAGATGAAAGATCacccaataatattacaattgaaCAATAACACTAAATTGttcttgataaaattatttaaaacgtcgagaattaaatcaaattaaatataataatttaatttaataaatctaataatttagataaattaaCCTAAATTATGAATGAATGAATGTAACGTAAGACAAGACATAGGTAGTAGGTTGTAATCACCGATACGTAAGTTTCTGCACAAAAAATACACGCATGTGTAAGTTTCTAtacgaatataaaaaatattaaattatgttttttttttttttaaatgagaaaatttatgtgtaatatacaaaattttgtttgtttttgcgTTACATTGAATATAGAAACTGTTTTTAATCCAATTTTTAACAATCAACGTATACGGAATTCAACATAATGGGTAGtacattagtattataatactacaatatactatttcacGGTCTTTTTGAAGAATTTCGTATTTGTTATGTTGTTTtgtagaatttattattaacaaacatGATCTAACTGTCGACTGTTTTCGCAGGTGTAAACCAATGTAACaaaccattatattatctattttactaaTTATCATCATACGTCGCATTCGTCATAAGTACATTGTCGTAAGTCCTGCACTCGTGCACTTCTAACCTAAATCAAAATGTTCGAATTTTGTTTAACCATCAAAGCACTCAGGTTAAAAACAGGTAATGTTCGAATTATTGCACTTGATCATTCCGTAGAACTGATTGGattagtataaaaatgaattatatacgACGTTATTACACAACGTAACTTGGTTAGAAATAAACatagatacatttttgtatattattattttgaaattgaggCTACCTAAatgtaattaggtattataataaaaataatgaagtttagacattaaaagtataaaaaattattctttcgAACATCgactaatatttcaatataatattttcttaatgttTTGGTTTTAAGTAATGATCGAAACAAGAGAAATTCAAAcattacctttttttatacAGTGTGCTAATCAACAAAATTAAGTGTAATTTAACATTATCCATGTTAAAAATACACTGACGAGTGCTATCCTTGGATACCTTTCGTGTATCGCCTGGTTGCATTTGATTGGCCAGCTTCAATctacacaaatacatattttatgcacACACCACTATACAGTTCCACTTttgaaatgttttgaaattgtattggTGTAAAAGTCTACAAGACACCATTATACTTACCCTGCTGACATAGAAGTATAGAAATagaatgtgtataatatattgatgtaatAACATGagcatattttattagaaacttATGTAATATTTCTAAATGTATGTGTACACCGTACATTAAGAGTTATTATGTATGAATACAATATAACCATGATCATTTTTTTTGCGAGTAAAATTATTCATGCTATTACTTCAGAGTTCAGTTTTGGTAACATACTTTGAGACCTATTTTAACTCTATTCAAGTGGAGAGGTTAGGTTAAATTGACATTTCATATACCGCAGGACCGACTGGATTATTAGTATAGACTATAAactcaacatttcatgtatttttagaaataacacGGATGATTGTGTTGttgatattattcaattaatatactttCATCAGTTCGATCCAGAATTTCTTATATTTcaatacctaagtatatttaaattttggattGTTATTATCGCAGCCAGAGTATCAACAATACGGATAATCAAATAACTgcgtatatgtatagtatataattattattgtatatattttaattaattgaggagatgacatttatttgtttgtattaaatttacttatctGTGCTTTATTTCCAAATAGCtctttatatattgtaatgatataaatgtacaaataaataataattaagttaaaaattaattgaccatatcaaaaaaaaagaagatataaatttaaattggttaAAATTGACTGTAATTTAACTTATTGATTCATATTCATGCCCGACCTCTTTAAATGAGaaccacaaataataattaccacgAAGGTCTACAAAacattactttatatttaaagtATGTATTTGTAAAGATACGTTTTGTCCTGTTTAAGGTGGTTTATAAACGATTGATTATCAAATAAGATGTACTTTTTGACTTTCAAGACACTTATCGTACACGAATATCGTGGTAAAATGGTAactttttccatatttttgcaGAATAAATTCTGGGATTGATATCAATACTATTATGTGTCATgactcataattaatataaagtttgTGTCCGGAACTAAACATTTCTGGATATGCAAACTCAGTCGtagtgaaaaaattataatttctactgttttaaattaatgatcCTCATACTATATAATCgagtattaaaacattt harbors:
- the LOC132943317 gene encoding uncharacterized protein LOC132943317 → MTTIFHITLRSILIISKCMGLIDISYTLGPAGLFVRDINSTFYVFLEIARMIALVICTYLYFHQFDPDFHIFQYISVFKFWIVIIGARVSTIWIIKFINGIIEFDRKIIPISTNLLITQHSLKEKQWDRILISFIVYLIGFKSVQVYLYPMKKVNITSLIQSLVFSPPYVMDATVTITSCFFLQNLYVRFQTIIDFWKCLPTELAAVPGQWTHTEIVVLMENTRLLHSELCELLKTFTQGYGPLLLGFYTFSYISMLVSVYFIVNNDPLSSANTAEKFRVVIPLVIHVQMFSFLVSIIVFVSFINEKRIEMISYLRLYQISNLHLDIKRQIKMFMNQIPAYEFDRISAFGFFDINLKLVTSMIVLLITGISTMVQMKDHPIILQLNNNTKLFLIKLFKTSRIKSN